The DNA segment GTTGGGAGATGCTGCTCGCGACATTTTATCCCAGGAGGATACTTTAGGTTTCTAGTTCTCTTACCAGTCTTATTTGGGAGAAATAGGTGGTCTGTCTTTGAAATAATGaaccctttttaaaaatggacaagagaaatgtataattttatcccatttttaatattttggtgTCGCAACTTGTGATACATAGATGACAATTTTGTGAGTTTTACTATGTGTGTACAGATTTTTGTAAATACgacatttttgtaattttaactCCATGTACAGTGTAATCCTGTATAGTTTATCAATGAATGAGAGATAGGAAATCGAATGTTAACTGAAGTTTTGGATCCTGGACCAGTAGCAGGgatgaatgtgtgtgtgtgtgagacaTTCTTTGCCATTTAGTCTTCCTGTATACTGTGATACTCTAAACTGTTTtgctaaaacaaacaaaaaagccccatgGAGAATCTAATGGATAAGGAAAAAGTTATTGTTTACCTTTATCCCTAGGTGTCACTCCTGTTGAATCCCTGTTCAATCTGTGCTGTCTCCTGTGATCGTTGCTTGCTAAGAAAATTCTATGCCTCAATCTTCCTTTTTGTCTCCtctctaattttaatttcattttacataGCCCTTCTGTAAATTAAATGGAATAATAATGAGCATgtacactgaaagaaaaataaaaagagactCTCAGTTACTGTTTTTGTGTTAAATACAGTTGCTGGGTGtttttgtaataaaatcatggatgttcctgctttttcttttcttatcaattagttatttttattttactggttTTCAGACATTGAAGTACCTGACCAGTGTATAGTGACATAATAGCCAGTTCAGTATGTTCTCCAAAGAAACAGTAACTAACATAACTTGGTAGATACAGTAAAGCATTTTGTAAGGTTTTGCCCTGAAGTGGAGAAGGAAAGTCTTTAAAGTGTTGGCGATAGCACTGTGGGCTCTGCATTGTGTTCAGAAATAGGATTGTTATGCTCCTGTGGGCCCTCGGGGATCATGGAAATCAATTGAGCTTCAAAGAGGGGGAATATTgcacagcaggagggaggaaatgcctgcagtgagagcagcaAATGTGAATTCTCGTACTGCCTTCGTGTGCCCCGAGGGACTTCACAGAAAAGCTTCGGGAGTCTCCTTACCCTGAAGCAGCTCAAAGGTTACTGCAGGACACCAGGGATGGGACTTGtttctcctgccctggctgtgtggggcagcagggcacttggccctcctcctgcagcatcccttgGTGCTGAAGCACAAACTGACCTTGCCTGCTGCTTGGCTCAGTGTGCTCTTGCAGAATTTTATGGTCTCTGAGCTGAGATGCTGTGCATGCTGATTCTTGTTGCTAAAATGTGACAGCAATCCTGAAACTAActcaattaattttaattcatcCCTTTCTAATAAAGGCTCCAGATAAGCTGCAAGAGGAGATAAATCCTTGATGGAATGATTTGAGTAATGGCTATACAGATGCCACCAATATCCTGCTCTCAAGCATATTGAGTTAAATTTCTTCAGAAGAATGAGGTCAGGCCTGCTGATGTAGCATGAACCCTGAGACTTAGGACTGGAGCAGCAGCTAACTGAAGGTATTTAATAACTGCAGTGGCTCCCAGCTTCACTTGTAATGCTCTGTTGAGTCCAAGTGACCAAAATAGTTTTGATAATTCACAATTCTGTCTTAACAACCCATATACTTCTCTAGGTCAGTCCCTTGATATTGAAAAATTCTCTGCACGGACAAAAAATTAAAGGCAATTTTGCATCTTGGATgttgctgctgggctgagctcaaAGCATTTGTCTTTTGGGAGAGGCAGATCTGAAGAAGCACCAGGAGAGATAATGTGGAGCTGCTCTTATGGGTTTCCTCACCCACCCTTTGTGAATGCAGCTGTTCACAACTCTCTTGTCTGAGATGTTTTGATTTGCTTGCTCCCATTCAGACTAAGCCAAGCTGTTCCTGAGCTGATGCATTAGAGCAGCACTGTGGAGCATTTAAGGACTTGCTGGCATGAGAAGTTCAGGAATGGATAGAAGGGACTGTTGGTGAGTTTTAAtcagaagagaggaaggagtAGAGGAGCTCTGGGGGACAAGGTGAGGATGGCAGTGTGGCAGGAAGggaggctgggacagggcagctcATGTGAAccaagagctgctctgtgcaaagGGCTGCTCAGGGGGGAGCAAGGGGCCAGCTCTGATCCCCCTCCCAAAGGAACTGAGAGATTTGGGCTGCATCAGATCCCATTTTGCCAGGTGTCCTTGTTCCTTGAAATAATCCTGTGTGGTTTGATAGAGATCCTGCATGTTGGCAACATGTGTTGGTCCATCATTTTGGTTTCATATGATAAAACTGTTTGATATAAAGTccaattgcatttttaaataaaacatgtagTGCATATGATCCCCTTCTGATGTGTGCCGTTTTCCTTTGTAAAGAAGTGAggagtttgtgtgtgtgtgtctgcttAACTTGACCATTGCAGTACTGTCCACAGTATTTCATTTGTTCACACTTAAAGAAGGGCACAACAATCAGTTTTAAGAAGGTGAAGCTGACATTTCTTCCTGTATTCTTCAGGCCTTCAAGCAGTCCCTGGGCTCCTGTGATggctccaggcactgctgtaTAGATAAGTGCTGCTGTGTAATACTAGAACCCTCTGTTCCCCAAAATGCAGTTCCTcacaagaaaaatcaatctTCCGTTGCCAGGAACTGTCACATTTTTAATtctaaacagatttttctttctggaagagTAATCATATGGTGTGTGAGAACTGATTCATGTGATCATGATCATTCATATTCCAGAGCTCCCATCCAacctgtttaaaacaaaatccttcaGCACTACAAGAAGATGGTGATTCATCATTGCTTTGGGGCTAGTTAGGGgccagctgctgttttccagaggGAAATCAAGGGTGTTGCTGCCCCCTTCACACTGACTTTCTACCTGCTGTTAGAACCTGTTAGTCACTTAACTACTCTAAGCCAGAAATTCTGTTAGGGTTTTGTGTTTGGTGGCTCAAAATGTACATTGAGAGTAAATCTGCATGTGTGAGTCAGTGTGGCTCTTACTTTGAAAGAAATACTATGTCCAAGGCCtctctgcttgctttttccAGAGTATTTGGGCAAGGACCAAGTTGTCTGATTTTGCACAATTTCACATGGGCTGGCTGtgttcagaataatttttgatGTTATGATGTAAGAAATATTATTCCATGCTAGTTACAATTGTTCTGTGTCAACTTTTGCCCAATGAACACCTTTTTCAAAAACCTTGATTATACCAGTGTAAAGccccctcctctctgcctgACTCTGACACAGCACATGTAGCCAAATAAATACCTCACTGTGTGTCTGAGTGTCTGAGGAGTTAAAATACTGGTTAGTTCTGGTTGGTTTTCATGGAAAGTGTGAACCAGATTGTTTCAGAGAGAAGGTAAGGCTGAAgtaaaacaagaggaaatgaaagctgGAGCTTACTGGAGATGTAACTCTTAAGCATTAAAAATAGGCATTACAAATAGTGAAGCAGAGCCCGTGAAGGATTTGTGTTACTTGGAGGGCTCAGGTGCAACCTAAATACCATATTCTTTGCCTATGTGAATTTTTGCTCTAATGAATAAAGTCACtgttaaaatgtttatttgccAAAGCTGACATCACAAGCTCTTGTGGTGTTTGTGGGGATGTGTGCTTTTTCAGCAggtaaaattatttctcctcATGATCTGGAAAAAATGAGTGCttgaaacagcaggaaaggtAAGCTGGAGTTTGCTGAGTAGGGCACTCACTGTGGTGTAAGACACCATGATTACAGTAATCATGTAACTTGTTATGGACTACCTGTAATGGTTTTATGTAATCTTTTCTATTTCATACATTACTGAATACCCCTTTTAGTTTTACTCCTTTCGTTATTTTCAAGTACTGCATATTGCAATTCTGGAAGCTGGTTTTAAGTGCCTTAATGCTTTACACCTACactctatatatatatatatatatatatatatggggggggggggggggggggggggggggggggggggggggggggggggggggggggggggggggggggggggggggggggggggggggggggggggggggggggggggggggggggggggggggggggggggggggggggggggggggggggggggggggggggggggggggggggggggggggggggggggggggggggggggggggggggggggggggggggggggggggggggggggggggggggggggggggggggggggggggggggggggggggggggggggggggggggggggggggggggggggggggggggggggggggggggggggggggggggggggggggggggggggggggggggggggggggggggggggggggggggggggggggggggggggggggggggggggggggggggggggggggggggggggggggggggggggggggggggggggggggggggggggggggggggggggggggggggggggggggggggggggggggggggggggggggggggggggggggggggggggggggggggggggggggggggggggggggggggggggggggggggggggggggggggggggggggggggggggggggggggggggggggggggggggggggggggggggggggggggggggggggggggggggggggggggggggggggggggggggggggggggggggggggggggggggggggggggggggggggggggggggggggggggggggggggggggggggggggggggggggggggggggggggggggggggggggggggggggggggggggggggggggggggggggggggggggggggggggggggggggggggggggggggggggggggggggggggggggggggggggggggggggggggggggggggggggggggggggggggggggggctctatatatatatatatatatatatatatttcactGAGTGCATAAGTTTCATTCTNNNNNNNNNNNNNNNNNNNNNNNNNNNNNNNNNNNNNNNNNNNNNNNNNNNNNNNNNNCATAAGTTTCATTCTCATATTATTATCCTTCAGAGAGATACTTAAATAGCAATCACAAAAACCTCTGCATGGTTATGCAATGTGCAGTGTAATCAACTAAATAATCAAACCAGCCTGATTTGCTGtattccctcttcccctctgctcatctcagaaaaactgcagccctgaaattctgaatttaCCCTGTCCCTTGCTGGGTAGCTCTGCTGCATCCACAAGTAGGGAGGCTACAGAGATTATTCCacccttttctgcttctgtgccTGTAGACACCATTTGTCTTCTTACCACACCTTGactgcccagctcaggctgccccCCTGGGACAAGGTTACTGCAAACCTGTGTTATGTCTTTTTTCCAAGGTTTTAGCACAAGGATTGTTGACAgatgggctgggaaagggagggggaagagagCAGATTCGTGAGCTGCGTCTGAATGGTTTGGAGAGAGCATTGGGCTGGCCAGGAGCGGTGGGGGAGCTGTTTGCCACTCTTGGAGGGACTCAGTTGTGCTCCTCCTTTGGGTTTACATTCCTCTTTACTTTCCTCTCTCATTCCTCAGTATGGTTTTCTTACTGATCATAAGCCTAGAAAGGAATGAAGATTGTATTTAAAACCTTTACTGGTTTTTAAAACTGTCACTGCAGTTAGTAGCATCATTAGGGAAATGTGGTGGGCTGATTTTCTGGGCTGCTGAGACCTGCAAGTCCAGCTAGAAGAGGTACAGCTCAGGACATCAGCAGTTTTTCGTGCTGGGCTTTGGgatatacttttttttctctctgatctGATGGTCTTTCAGCACTCCACAGGGAATGTTCTCAGTGCTGGTATTTAGTGAAGGTTCTCTGAGCTGTTTGATTATTTTGTACTGTTTGAGTTTGCAGATGAGGTTTGCTTCTGAGAACCTGCTGTAGAAAGATGAATAATTAAGCTGCAGACAGGAAGCACAAGATTTTAATACTGAATTGCTTCAAGTCCtctttggctttcttttttatGAAGTCTGAGTCTGCAATGGTTTGACTGAATGATGGATCTTGGCATTTGCTACCAGTTCATGTGTCCAGAGATGCACTTGGAGGTGCTGAATGTGAGGCTCAGGCCAGCTCTGCTCATTAGTGACAAAATCTGGCTCTTATGTACAGCAGGAACAAAACTTGTCTCTGTGTGGATCCTTGGGACTCAATAAAACTTACTGTACTGTAATAATAAAACTACTAGTTTCAGAAGTTTATACTGAGAAAGTCTGCTTGCCTTGTTTGCTATTGGTAGAACCCACTTTGgatgtttttatgttttctttccttgtcctGGGTTAGTCACAAAAAAAACTTGCCAAGCAAGGATTTATGACAAGACTGGTGTACTCAATTAGCCAGTTAATAAAAGCTACTCAGAATTTCATTCTGAAAAGGATGGGTTTGGGTTTCTGCAGTGCATCAGATCAGTAGAGGGTCCTTCCTGCCAGTTCTCATACACACCTGGGGCTTTAGGATTTTCTGAAAAGACCCTCATCCTTAAGGAAACAATCTTCAGCTTGGGTGAAATCAAAGCCTTTGCCTACTATAGCAGTAAGCAGAATTCAATAAACTGCAGGGgttgcagcacagctctcagcatTTCCCCAGAGCATTATGCTCACATATGGTGTCTGTAAACTTCCAGCTCAACTGCAGAGGCAAATGGAAACTTAAAGCCAGGTCAAACAGGCCgtgcagcagaggctggagaacaAAACAGGGAGATCTTTCATCAAGAGAGACTCTGGTATTCAGTGGATAAAAGAAATGAGCTATTCTATAGACTAGGATAATGGATTAAACAGTTTAGTTCTGTTTTTGCCATCAAGGTGTGTGCTGGCACAGACTGTGTCAAAACAGATGTTGAACAAAATGCACTCATGAATGCTGTGTTGTGGATAGATTGCAGATCTGAAGACATTATAGAGGGAGGAGCCAATTTCTGCATCTTCaagcataaaagaaaaaccttAATAGGGACTGCTGAACCTGATTAGCTGCCTCATAGGAAATTACAAGGTaaactctgtttatttttctgtcattgcCATTAAATTAAATCCAGCATAAGGAAAGACTTACCAAGTTATCCAAAATAATGAATAGTGTATTTTTCATGTTACTGTCTTCATGAAAAATCCCTGTGGTTTCAGTCTTACCACATGTGTGCAGGTGTATTTGACAAACTCACTCAGACAACTAGAGGCACATCTGCATGCTGTCTTTTAATGATGGTATAAATAATTTCCCAAACTGTAAACTACTCACAGGTAATACATTTCTGTACAATCTCATAAATACACAAGTATCACACGGTAGCAGACAGGACAGGGGTGACTTTGTCCCACCAGTGAGGCTTTGGCTTAGTTCCACACCCTGCAAAGCTCCTTGTGAAGCTTACGTgaacattttgtatttcagcattgcatcctgaaaatatcccaaatgTAGAAATCTTTCAATTTCTATATAGCTGACCTTTTTTTGGGAATACATTACTGTAAGGCTTGAACTCATGATGAGGATTACCAAGGTGTAAAGCTGTTGTTCAGTCTGCCACAGAcactcccagcctgctgctctctgtgcattGTTAGTACCAGTACTGAGCccaagctgctgcagggtgggagggggCTCACACACGGATATgaaatgcagctgtgctgcatgcTCTGTGCAAGAGAAAGGAATTTGGGGCTTTTATGACTGCTTGTAGTTTCCTTtgaagctgtgtggatgtgccATCCTGAGGGGTTCTCTGATGGACAGGAGTTTTGTTTGGGGGGTAAAAACTTGTAAAAGAATTGACAAACATAGTATCAGAGGTGAATTCAGGCTCTTTGCCTCATGAATTTCATGGCTTTTTAACCCTGATATGGAAGAATTCACTTCTGCTTTGATGTCTGATAAAAGTATATTCTTCTAAGAATAtatgggaaaaacaaaatgcatcaAAGTCTGGACTATACTTTGAAAAACAGAGCAATTCAGTGTTCTTGTCTGATGCTTAAAATACTTACAAAGTTCCTGACTGAACCTTGGAAAGCCCAACAGAAAGATTGCTGTGTGGTTTTGATTTCTTGCAATAAATTTAGATGGACTTTTATTCTGAAGTCCTTTAGTCTGGAAACTTTCTCCCTTCACATGACACTCGCAGCTGTATGAAagtcctggctgctctctgcagctgagtgTGCTCAGCAAGAGCACCAAGGTCTGTAGAAACCAGCCCAGTCCACTCTTTGGTTTGAAGCAGCTCCCAAATGTGATGtaagcagcagctctgtgtggggtGACGCTTATAAGCAAAGGCCAAAGGATCTCTCCAGATGCAAACCTTCTGAAAATCTGGGTCAGACTGTGAGAGCAATCAAATACTGTTGATGACTTCTGAATTTTCCCTGAATCAGTCAGCATAGTGCAGAGAGCTTCCCTGAGCTCAAGGAAGTGCCAAAACCTGCTCCACTGCTCCCCTGAATCTTGAGCATGTCAATAGAGCAGATATATGAACTGAGAAGAATGATGAAAAATCAACACTCAGTAATCAACTCAAAGTTCTTGCCTTTTGTAATTCTACTCCTTTCTAGCTATCTACTTACCTATCCTTTGCTCCACCAGCCATGCCAGCCTCAGCATCCCATTTGATTCCCTGTAATCCATCTCAACTGCAACTGTAGGATGCAACCCCATTTCAACAGCTGTTTGTTGTTTCCTTCTTATGAGGCCTGTGGAAAACCAACCAGGCAGCAGTGATGTGATTTGAGCAGACACCAAGGGGACTCAATTTCCTGTACCCTAGTTATGTTTGGTCATTTTCAATAGTCCAAGTCAAGTAGCAAGTTGACAAtgatccctgtgctccctggtGTCTGTTCTTACCCTAGGTCCTCTTTAATTTTTGACACTTCTAACCATGCTGAAAAATCTCCAAGGACTGCATTTTTCAATGTGCTTTTAAACATTGTCCCACTAAGCACTACTATAATCctgataaataataataaattatagaTACGTTATGATTATTTGGACTCTTTACTACAGAAGGACCCACATGATATGTATGTGCAAATGTGGAATTTGGGCAAATTCCTACAATTGTTTGTTGTCTTCTCTTAATGTTGTAAATAGTCTGTGCAGAAATCCTCAGAAGTTGGTTTGTTGGGCTGTGTCAGTTCCAGGCTCCTTTTCTTGGCTGgtttgctgtgtgtgctgcactCTGCCTGCATTATCTGAGGGGTGATCCTGGTGTTGTTATCTGAGCTTTCTTCTTCCACTGGAAAGGCTTCTTCACCTGCTTCTTCTGAGTACAGGAAAGCCGTGGGCTGTGCAGCAGGTTCCACATTAGCCAGATCTCAGCAACTTTCAGGCTATGAACAACCATGAGATCTTTGTAAAAACAGGGATCAAAAGTCTGTAGGTGTGGGGCAGCAGAAGGTTTAACAATGCCAAAGGTCTTGAATCCTTCGTGTAAAATGGGCTTGAGGTTGATTCTCTGTAAGCACATGCCCAAAAAGACATCATCAATGGGGAACAGCTCCACCTCTCTGCAAGCCCTAGAGAGCTTCCTCAtggtgcagctggagagcaAAAACCCTCCCCCTCCAGCATAGGCAGGGTAGATGCTCAGCCCATACATGGTCTCTGGGATGTAGTACTTGCTCTTCCGGGCACGGATGGGACGGGCATTGTAGATGATGTCCCCAACAAAGAGGTCTTCACTGGGATTGTGTCTCTTGAGGAAATCGACAATGTTCTCGACGTTGACAAAAACATCAGCgtcacctttaaaaataaatttcacgTTGTGGCAGAATtcagcagcccagctcaggaaGTGGATCTCCTTCAGGGTCAGGTTGAAGAAAGTGTCCATGAAGTCCCAGAGTAAAACGTCCCGGTATGTCTGACTCTCCTGGTGCATCAGGGTCTCCCAAGTTGCCAGCACTGTCCTATTCTTGGGTGTTCCCAGGAGGAACACtctctggatctgctccccaTTCACCAAACCCTCCCTGCCCCACGTTTTCCGGACAATCTCACGCCTGTCAAAGTCTTCAATGACTGATTTGATAGCAATGAGCAGAAAGGGACCTCCCGGTGTTTTTCGGCATTTCCTGGGCTGGTTAATGAGGAGATTGAAGTTCCTGTTATCCTTGTTTAGGAGATAGAGCTTGAAGTTGAAGGCTGAATCAGTCAGTGGGGCTGGAGTTGTAGTTTGGACCCTGTTTTTGACCACTTCTGTCTGTCTCATGACAGGGGTAACTTGGGGTCTGGGTGCAGTTGCCTCTGCTGGCATCAGCCTCTGAGGTGCTCTGGGACTGGAGAAGATTTTTGGTGCTACTCGAGGCTTGTTCTGTGTTGGCTCCTTCTTTCCTACTGGGACTAAATGTTCCAGCTGGGAGTAGAGCAAAGAACAGAGCGCTGCCAGCAAGAGGAGGGTGCAGATCACATCCCCTTTGAGGCGAACTCTCATTGTCTCTCCCGTGTTCCTGGGACTGTTAAAAGCTGTGTTTGAGCTGCCTGGCACCACTGTCCATCTGTAAATAAACAGAGTGTGTCAGCAGTGAGGATTTGGCAGGTCTGAAGAAAGCAGGCAGGACTAACTGAAACATCATttaaaaacccagcagcaaagcacaTTTTACTCACACAAGCACAGAGATGTTGAGGACCTTGTCAAAAGGCACACGGGGTTGCAAACTTACtgctgatcccagtgccagctctgtgACTTGGTTAGTTCAGTCACTCAGCAGTCATCCATCATCCTGAAAACCATTCTCCAAGCACAACCCAAAATCCTGCATCCCTTACTCTGAATGTGTTTTGTCATTTCAGAGATTTCATTGGGAAAAGCAAAGTGGAAAATGATGAATGATGCCATTCTCCcataaatacctttttttttttgttttctagcTTGACAGCCATTACTTGCTGCTTTTACCCTTTTTGACTCGAACCAGGGATGCCCAGACCTGACTGCTGATGGGCAGACTCTTCATGGCAGTGCGTTTCCCTGCACATGGAGCCAGCTTTTGTTAAACCGTGATTTGTATTCAAAATGAATACATTGGGTGCAATCTAGAATTCATACAGGACCTTTCTCCTGCCAGtattctttataaaatattaaagcacAGTAACTAACTTGCATTAATAAGGTTAGAGGGGGCCATGggtgtttttcttctgccaaaTCCCTTTAACCCCTAAGTGAGAGGTGGGGAAATAAATCCCAATATGCAGAAGCAAGACTGAGCGTGGTGTTAGGAAAATTTTGTTAATGTATGATAGATGAAGCTGCCTTttgaaataaaggatttttcctCACTTACACTTTTCCTGGAGATCTTCTGTCTTATTTGATCAGTTCTTCAACTGCAAACAAAATGAGAATGAAAGAGTAGTAAGAAggcagcaagcagcagggaaCCACAGTTCAGGGAAGGAGCTGGTCAggtgtctgcagctgcagcaaaggcagagctggacagaaggaccccacagctgctccaggaggagctgagtgACCATCACCATTCCTACCTCCTCAGCAAGAAGGAAGTTGAGCCCTACCCAAAAATTTTCTCACAAGtgcatgtattttaataatgtatAACTAATAATGTAGCATGTTCATATGTGATTTGTGGCTCTCTCTTGCCTGTGCTGGACTAATAGAAGCTAGCTGGGAAGGTATTACAGCTCTCTGTCTTGAACCAGCTGAGACCCAAGGATGACTTCTGGGATCaaaaaagctggagaggaacttttgATAAAGGCATACGGCGATAGGACAAGGTGCAAGTCCTTGGTAAGAATTTGGTGGTATCTGTTTTCAGCAAATCTCCTTTTACTGTCCTGGATTGGATCACCTGCTGCTAATGATTGTTCATTAACCATCAATTTTGTATCAGCCATAATGTTAATTTTTCAAACTCAAAATTAGATTAAGAAGTCTGTAATTATGAAGTAATAAAACAGTGGCACCTGTGGTACCTAAGCAATATCTCAAGACTTATGAAGAAGACAAAATATTACACCAGTTGATTTCTTGGCCAGACCCTTTAAAATTCTTAGATGCACATTATTTGGACATCATTATTTAAATACTGTGCTTTCTCATTACTGGTTAACTTCACTCCAAGTTACTGTTAAAATAGAGAGTATTTTATCATCATATGCTATTGCATATCTTTTTCCTAAGTATAGCTCCAAAATGTTTACTGACTGCATTTGCTTTGTCTCCATTATTTATGAAATCATTATTTTGGAAGACAGCATATCCATGCCTTGCTGTAAGGCTCTTTGCATTCCTGGTGGATTTAATATCACTTTGGCCTTGTCCTGATGaccatgatttttttccttaggccttttttcctgcctttttctgccCTCTGATAGAggcttttcttcatttgttctttttttgtttaccTTTCACTCCCCTCCTAGGCAAGGCAGATGTTTTCACTGGCATAACTTTGATACTAATAGCAGGATTGAACAATTTTCTCAGATGTCTTGTAAACTGTTGTTCAAATGTTTAGAATAATCAGGgtctgttttctgtttatgttCTTTCTGCCACGTGGCTTGGCTCATAACTATGTTCAGCCTCATGAAACACTCCCTCCTGACACGTATAGGATGTTGGTT comes from the Ficedula albicollis isolate OC2 chromosome 11, FicAlb1.5, whole genome shotgun sequence genome and includes:
- the B3GNT9 gene encoding UDP-GlcNAc:betaGal beta-1,3-N-acetylglucosaminyltransferase 9 encodes the protein MRVRLKGDVICTLLLLAALCSLLYSQLEHLVPVGKKEPTQNKPRVAPKIFSSPRAPQRLMPAEATAPRPQVTPVMRQTEVVKNRVQTTTPAPLTDSAFNFKLYLLNKDNRNFNLLINQPRKCRKTPGGPFLLIAIKSVIEDFDRREIVRKTWGREGLVNGEQIQRVFLLGTPKNRTVLATWETLMHQESQTYRDVLLWDFMDTFFNLTLKEIHFLSWAAEFCHNVKFIFKGDADVFVNVENIVDFLKRHNPSEDLFVGDIIYNARPIRARKSKYYIPETMYGLSIYPAYAGGGGFLLSSCTMRKLSRACREVELFPIDDVFLGMCLQRINLKPILHEGFKTFGIVKPSAAPHLQTFDPCFYKDLMVVHSLKVAEIWLMWNLLHSPRLSCTQKKQVKKPFQWKKKAQITTPGSPLR